One window of the Penaeus monodon isolate SGIC_2016 unplaced genomic scaffold, NSTDA_Pmon_1 PmonScaffold_3002, whole genome shotgun sequence genome contains the following:
- the LOC119570525 gene encoding basic salivary proline-rich protein 2-like, with protein sequence MTFSGLPCFGRHSDLVRGQSPRSSPGTVTPFKKKRFGTSTRVSPGFSPGQSIVSLACGVPNSVLGGYPPTHPAARARRGGGGDRSSWRVPDLRPPRPAPGTGREEVTDSLHAAKATRGRGKGKSAGASALGSTADSEPVPRSPAGPGWMKTVGGATRRGHRGIPRTVRDGKKRPPPNEERRNTKAPPVPYQDPGPQTPVCPNAVAATVRRGGRSPAGPPGQAAGAAPRVGPSDEASGTVKSPRPLAVSRQADETDESPQFDLRIFRPCCGFRQPDSKERPVPHSHETPPPANEDEGSPFRHTGLTPSGLGHLSVDPRALWPPPRLRGLAAPRGRQAVRCPH encoded by the exons ATGACATTTTCGGGGTTACCTTGCTTCGGCAG GCACTCCGATCTCGTCCGGGGCCAGAGCCCCCGAAGCAGCCCGGGCACCGTCACCCCATTTAAA AAGAAACGCTTCGGAACATCCACCAGGGTTTCCCCTGGCTTCAGTCCGGGCCAAAGCATAGTGTCACTAGCTTGCGGGGTGCCCAACAGCGTGCTCGGGGGGTACCCGCCGACACATCCGGCCGCACGAGCCCGCCGAGGCGGCGGGGGCGACCGGTCGTCATGGCGAGTCCCGGACCTGCGCCCCCCCCGCCCGGCACCCGGT ACGGGTCGGGAGGAAGTTACCGACTCTTTGCACGCCGCGAAGGCCacgcgggggagagggaaagggaaaagcgcGGGAGCCAGCGCATTAGGCTCGACCGCGGACTCGGAACCAGTCCCCCGTTCCCCGGCAGGCCCCGGATGGATGAAGACCGTCGGGGGGGCAACAAGACGAGGGCACCGGGGGATTCCCCGGACGGTGCGCGATGGAAAAAAACGCCCCCCGCCCaacgaggagcggaggaacacgAAAGCGCCGCCGGTTCCTTACCAGGACCCGGGGCCTCAGACGCCCGTGTGTCCCAACGCGGTCGCGGCGACCGTACGGCGGGGGGGAAGATCGCCCGCCGGTCCGCCGGGGCAGGCGGCGGGGGCCGCTCCCCGCGTTGGCCCTTCGGACGAGGCCTCCGGAACGGTGAAGTCGCCACGCCCGCTTGCCGTCTCCCGGCAGGCCGACGAAACTGATGAATCCCCCCAGTTCGATCTTCGAATATTCCGCCCGT GTTGCGGTTTCAGGCAACCCGACTCTAAGGAGAGGCCCGTTCCGCACTCCCACGAAACCCCCCCTCCCGCGAACGAGGATGAGGGAAGTCCTTTCCGCCACACGGGCCTGACACCCTCCGGG